In Mixta intestinalis, the following are encoded in one genomic region:
- a CDS encoding acyl carrier protein translates to MATMQENIDERKAVLYTIKTEIIQRLNIPKDAAQIDDDTALFGNGLKLDSVDATEILVLLDKVFDIQVSETDDPAYMRTINNLASFIIQKKKAASSTKDK, encoded by the coding sequence ATGGCAACGATGCAAGAGAACATCGATGAGCGTAAGGCGGTATTGTATACCATTAAAACGGAAATTATTCAGCGCCTGAATATTCCTAAAGATGCAGCCCAGATTGATGATGACACCGCGCTTTTCGGCAATGGATTAAAACTGGATTCGGTTGACGCAACTGAAATTCTGGTCCTGTTAGATAAAGTGTTTGATATTCAGGTAAGTGAAACTGACGATCCGGCCTATATGCGCACCATCAATAATTTGGCATCGTTCATTATTCAAAAGAAAAAAGCAGCCTCATCCACTAAAGATAAATAA
- a CDS encoding ShlB/FhaC/HecB family hemolysin secretion/activation protein has protein sequence MKITHAIFCFLTTYACHFQAVAQPELNRIIKEQQNNDDAARKENNLVKKDVYSIINKKHNDIAEFPVEENCFLINEIVLEDNFLQRASLNQLKEMIVRRCMGMQGLEKTVSLIQDYFINAGYITTRIEIPEQDLSLNKLVLKVVPGKIDEIKIENNDIYQYILPFKKDDILNIRDIEQGLENLQRVPGVDVKIGITPGSRNGYSNVVIATNRYRSWNLRATYNNWGDKSTGRQLAGGVGYLYNLTKTNDIFYVSGTTSTTGNYKSISTYYSIPFGYWDYELFYSSSASRQGFSIADMDLSYRGENKYFSAKASRTLFRNSDKKITGTAELIRRKADYKLNDIALLLQKRDMGNVRFGLHYKQNSPGAALNGSLTYQRFLTWFGGTPTSDMKTGEVNEASHIVNLDLNYTRLLRYGSLDAYYNMKFGAQYAPNPLTLQDQFTIGSRWNVRGFENSSGLYGDKGFYLQNTINFMTSYKAIEPYIGIDYGQISSSAYTHNSGSSQKIMGAVAGIKGGTGALGYDVSLSTPLISPDELNIDKFTINFHVFYQL, from the coding sequence ATGAAAATAACGCATGCTATTTTTTGTTTTTTAACTACTTATGCCTGTCATTTTCAGGCGGTAGCGCAGCCAGAGTTAAATCGTATTATTAAAGAACAGCAAAATAATGATGATGCTGCACGTAAGGAAAATAATTTAGTTAAAAAGGATGTGTATTCTATTATCAATAAAAAACATAATGACATAGCAGAATTCCCCGTTGAAGAAAATTGTTTTTTAATAAATGAAATTGTGCTTGAGGACAATTTTTTACAGCGCGCATCACTTAATCAATTAAAGGAAATGATTGTGCGGCGTTGCATGGGAATGCAGGGTTTAGAAAAAACAGTCTCGCTTATTCAGGATTACTTTATTAATGCAGGCTATATTACAACCCGCATTGAAATCCCTGAGCAAGATCTCTCACTTAATAAACTGGTTTTAAAGGTGGTTCCGGGAAAAATAGATGAGATAAAAATTGAAAATAACGATATTTATCAATATATTCTTCCTTTTAAAAAAGACGATATATTGAATATCAGGGACATAGAGCAAGGTCTTGAAAATTTACAGCGGGTTCCCGGTGTTGATGTGAAAATTGGTATTACGCCTGGTAGTCGCAATGGTTACAGCAATGTGGTAATCGCCACTAATCGTTACAGAAGCTGGAACCTTAGAGCGACCTATAATAACTGGGGCGATAAAAGTACGGGAAGGCAGTTAGCAGGTGGAGTAGGGTATCTTTATAACCTGACAAAAACTAACGACATTTTCTACGTTTCAGGCACAACCAGCACTACAGGTAATTATAAGAGTATCAGTACTTACTATTCTATTCCTTTCGGTTACTGGGATTATGAGTTGTTTTATAGTAGCAGCGCTTCGCGGCAGGGATTTAGTATTGCTGATATGGATCTTAGCTATCGTGGAGAAAATAAATATTTTAGTGCTAAAGCCAGTAGAACGCTTTTCCGTAATAGTGACAAAAAAATCACCGGGACGGCTGAGCTTATCCGAAGGAAAGCTGACTATAAGCTGAATGATATCGCGTTATTATTGCAAAAACGTGATATGGGAAACGTTCGGTTCGGATTGCATTATAAACAGAACTCTCCCGGAGCTGCATTGAACGGCAGCTTGACTTATCAACGTTTTTTGACGTGGTTTGGGGGAACCCCTACTTCCGATATGAAAACAGGTGAAGTGAATGAAGCAAGTCACATTGTGAATCTGGATTTGAATTATACCAGGCTACTTCGTTATGGGTCTCTTGATGCTTACTACAATATGAAATTTGGCGCGCAATATGCGCCTAATCCGTTGACACTACAGGATCAGTTTACCATAGGCAGTCGTTGGAACGTTCGTGGTTTTGAAAACAGTAGTGGGCTGTATGGTGATAAAGGATTCTATCTGCAAAATACCATAAATTTTATGACGAGTTATAAAGCGATAGAACCTTATATCGGTATAGATTATGGGCAGATCTCAAGCAGTGCCTATACTCACAATTCGGGCAGTAGCCAAAAAATTATGGGGGCCGTAGCAGGTATTAAGGGAGGGACAGGTGCACTGGGTTATGACGTTTCGTTATCAACACCGTTAATTTCACCAGATGAGCTAAATATAGATAAATTTACTATAAACTTTCACGTTTTTTACCAGTTATAA
- a CDS encoding SDR family oxidoreductase, producing MYKYNDLIDKTVLVTGASGDLGLAICTRFLEQQCRVYALYNSHAADLIELKKIHPHGEQLNILQCDLANNESVIQLCAYLSESAGKIDVLVNNAGIVKDSLFAAMSVDDFSTVIDTNLLTVFRLTKEALMLLRAAESPVIVNVASIAAIIPSVGQINYSASKGAMLSFTRTLAAELAPRGVRVNAVAPGMIDSKMVKKVSRTVVRDVINSIPLKRLGKSAEVANTIVYLSSSASSYIVGQTIVIDGGLVMR from the coding sequence ATGTATAAGTATAACGACCTTATTGATAAAACCGTGCTGGTTACCGGCGCCAGTGGCGATCTTGGATTAGCTATTTGCACCCGATTTTTAGAGCAACAGTGTCGGGTTTATGCGTTATACAACTCCCATGCTGCTGATCTTATTGAATTAAAAAAAATTCACCCGCACGGTGAACAGCTTAATATCCTACAGTGCGATCTGGCTAATAATGAGTCAGTTATACAGCTTTGTGCCTATCTTAGTGAGAGTGCCGGTAAAATTGATGTACTGGTAAATAATGCTGGTATTGTTAAAGACAGCTTGTTTGCCGCGATGAGTGTTGATGATTTTAGCACAGTTATTGATACCAATTTGCTTACGGTTTTCAGATTAACCAAAGAAGCGCTGATGCTGTTAAGAGCGGCAGAAAGCCCGGTAATTGTTAATGTCGCCTCGATTGCCGCCATTATTCCCAGCGTCGGTCAGATTAATTACAGCGCCTCAAAAGGCGCGATGCTCAGTTTCACCCGCACCCTGGCGGCGGAGCTGGCGCCACGAGGCGTACGGGTTAATGCCGTGGCGCCGGGCATGATTGATTCAAAAATGGTCAAAAAAGTATCGCGTACTGTGGTTCGTGATGTTATCAATTCCATTCCGCTAAAGAGACTGGGTAAAAGCGCCGAGGTGGCAAACACCATCGTTTATTTGAGCTCTTCAGCTTCGAGTTACATTGTCGGACAGACCATCGTTATTGATGGCGGTCTGGTTATGCGGTGA
- a CDS encoding 3-hydroxyacyl-ACP dehydratase FabZ family protein, with translation MSKYAIPSKVFLEMGGWRPPLLMVDRIDDFKYGPNGYVQVIKHVTYNDPYLAGHFPEDPIMPGAIISEIFGQASEYLSFLTDICDLYRERYNESLHSLRDIRGKIYDDNMRDIIRTRRAQVRGVLAAQNLKFKDTAWPGDTIEVVSKLAFADEKGFKHYSVSAHVGKRLISQGTIINYREVNL, from the coding sequence ATGTCGAAATATGCCATTCCCTCAAAAGTATTTTTGGAAATGGGCGGCTGGCGTCCGCCGCTGCTGATGGTGGATCGCATTGATGATTTTAAATATGGCCCAAACGGTTATGTGCAGGTTATCAAACACGTTACCTATAACGATCCTTATTTAGCCGGCCATTTCCCGGAAGATCCTATTATGCCGGGAGCGATTATTTCTGAGATTTTTGGCCAGGCGAGTGAATACTTATCTTTTTTAACCGATATCTGTGACCTGTATCGTGAACGCTATAATGAAAGTCTGCACTCATTGCGTGATATCCGCGGAAAAATTTATGACGATAATATGCGGGATATTATTCGCACCCGACGCGCGCAGGTAAGAGGCGTGCTGGCGGCACAAAATTTAAAATTTAAAGATACCGCCTGGCCGGGAGACACCATTGAGGTAGTAAGCAAGCTGGCTTTCGCCGATGAAAAAGGATTTAAACACTATTCGGTTTCCGCTCACGTCGGAAAACGGCTGATCAGTCAGGGGACGATAATCAATTATCGGGAAGTTAACTTATAA